A genomic window from Peromyscus maniculatus bairdii isolate BWxNUB_F1_BW_parent chromosome 1, HU_Pman_BW_mat_3.1, whole genome shotgun sequence includes:
- the LOC121829580 gene encoding uncharacterized protein LOC121829580 encodes MFPRRITADFCVDSWRSDLMGRFPAGNRLARPGVWAQDPYHKQDLGLDFDFSLHSLQNGLKTPRRLAGSQLPTFQNQVLPHPTFNDSVPALTPMQHAWFLRIPPHCSIPPIQPAITSCSACCLHHLSVAAIVFSPAANKSLA; translated from the exons ATGTTCCCCAGAAGAATCACGGCTGACTTCTGCGTGGACTCCTGGCGCTCCGATCTTATGGGACGCTTTCCTGCAGGCAACAGGTTGGCTCGTCCTGGAGTCTGGGCACAAG ATCCCTACCACAAACAGGACCTTGGCCTTGATTTTGATTTCAGTCTTCATAGTCTCCAAAACG GTTTAAAAACCCCGAGGAGACTGGCTGGTAGTCAACTGCCCACATTCCAGAACCAggtgctcccccaccccaccttcaaTGATTCAGTGCCAGCGCTGACACCAATGCAACATGCATGGTTCCTCCGCATTCCCCCGCATTGCTCCATACCCCCTATACAGCCCGCCATCACATCCTGCTCGGCCTGCTGTCTCCACCACCTCTCAGTGGCAGCCATTGTGTTCTCTCCCGCCGCAAATAAATCTCTTGCGTGA